A genomic stretch from Nocardia wallacei includes:
- the upp gene encoding uracil phosphoribosyltransferase, with product MRTHIVDHPLATTLLTTMRDARTPNPGFRAALRDLTGFLIYEALRDAPLAGFEVRTPVAATVGARLAHPPLLVPVLRAGLGMVDAASALIPESRVGFVGVARDERTHQPVPYMESLPEDLSGYPVFVLDPMLATGGSMRHTLELLAVRNATDITAVCVVAAPEGIAALENSGLPVRLVTAAVDEGLNGDAYIVPGLGDAGDRQFGPR from the coding sequence ATGCGTACGCACATCGTGGATCATCCGCTCGCCACCACTCTGCTGACGACCATGCGCGACGCCCGTACGCCCAATCCGGGGTTCCGGGCGGCGTTGCGCGATCTGACGGGTTTCCTGATCTACGAGGCACTTCGGGACGCACCGCTGGCGGGTTTCGAGGTCCGCACCCCCGTCGCGGCGACCGTGGGCGCCCGGCTGGCGCACCCGCCGCTGCTGGTCCCGGTGCTGCGGGCCGGGCTGGGGATGGTCGACGCGGCCAGTGCGCTGATTCCCGAATCGCGGGTCGGCTTCGTCGGTGTCGCGCGCGACGAGCGGACCCATCAGCCGGTGCCCTACATGGAATCACTGCCGGAAGACCTGTCCGGCTACCCGGTGTTCGTGCTGGATCCGATGCTTGCCACCGGCGGGTCCATGCGCCACACCCTCGAACTGCTGGCCGTCCGCAATGCCACCGACATCACCGCGGTCTGCGTGGTCGCCGCGCCCGAAGGCATTGCGGCGCTGGAGAATTCCGGCCTGCCGGTGCGGTTGGTGACGGCGGCGGTGGACGAGGGGCTCAATGGCGACGCGTATATCGTGCCGGGGCTGGGCGACGCGGGCGATCGGCAGTTCGGTCCGCGCTGA
- a CDS encoding DMT family transporter, with protein MSALALGLVFLFILAAGGLRSVEVGCQNTQKIHLKNLWLCAVVSYAVALIGFSIFLAVSVVVAESPWPSMAELRQMPWWAPFGGLIGGVAVVGMITVAKFVGVATFNAVVIVSEMLVALVMDDLGLMGFEVRELTPPRLLAAVLITGAVYLMASDSGEAPSERRPAVLAGEGIR; from the coding sequence GTGAGTGCTCTCGCTCTTGGGCTGGTCTTCCTGTTCATCCTGGCCGCGGGCGGATTGCGATCCGTCGAGGTCGGTTGCCAGAACACGCAGAAGATCCATCTGAAGAACCTCTGGCTGTGTGCCGTGGTGTCGTATGCCGTTGCGCTGATCGGATTCTCGATCTTCCTGGCCGTGTCGGTGGTGGTCGCGGAGTCGCCGTGGCCGTCGATGGCGGAGCTGCGGCAGATGCCGTGGTGGGCGCCGTTCGGCGGGTTGATCGGCGGCGTCGCGGTGGTCGGCATGATCACCGTCGCCAAGTTCGTCGGGGTGGCCACCTTCAATGCCGTCGTGATCGTGAGCGAGATGCTGGTCGCGCTGGTCATGGACGATCTGGGCCTGATGGGGTTCGAGGTGCGGGAACTGACGCCGCCGCGGTTGCTGGCCGCCGTGCTCATCACCGGAGCGGTCTACCTGATGGCCAGCGACTCCGGCGAGGCACCGTCCGAGCGGCGGCCCGCCGTCCTCGCGGGAGAGGGCATCCGATGA
- a CDS encoding purine-nucleoside phosphorylase encodes MLAEQAAAAIAERTGVARHRVAVVLGSGWQDAAAEIGTPTASVPMSDLPGFGAPTAQGHRNTVHSMLVNDTPTLVLMGRQHLYEGYEPADVVHGVRAAVAAGADTILLTNAAGGIRPGLRVGEPVLIGDHINLTGRTPLTGASFVDMVDAWDPELRTLAREVDPSLTEGVYAGLHGPQYETPAEIRMLGTAGADLVGMSTVLEAIAGRAAGARLLGISLVTNLAAGVTGAHLSHAEVLAEGHAAAPRLGKLLRGVLERL; translated from the coding sequence ATGCTTGCCGAACAGGCCGCCGCGGCGATCGCCGAACGTACGGGAGTAGCGCGCCACCGGGTCGCGGTGGTGCTGGGTTCGGGCTGGCAGGACGCGGCCGCCGAGATCGGCACGCCGACCGCCTCCGTACCGATGAGCGATCTGCCCGGCTTCGGCGCGCCGACCGCGCAGGGCCACCGGAACACTGTGCACTCGATGCTGGTGAACGACACGCCGACACTGGTGCTGATGGGCCGCCAGCACCTGTACGAGGGCTACGAGCCGGCCGATGTGGTGCACGGGGTGCGCGCGGCCGTCGCGGCCGGCGCCGACACGATCCTGCTCACGAATGCGGCGGGCGGTATCCGGCCCGGCCTGCGGGTGGGCGAGCCCGTGCTGATCGGCGACCACATCAATCTCACCGGGCGCACGCCGCTGACGGGCGCGAGCTTCGTCGACATGGTCGATGCCTGGGATCCGGAGCTGCGCACGCTGGCGCGGGAGGTCGACCCGAGCCTCACCGAGGGCGTCTACGCGGGCCTGCACGGGCCGCAGTACGAGACGCCGGCCGAGATCCGGATGCTCGGTACCGCGGGCGCCGATCTGGTGGGTATGTCGACGGTGCTGGAGGCCATCGCGGGCCGGGCCGCCGGGGCTCGGCTGCTGGGTATCTCGCTGGTGACCAACCTGGCCGCCGGGGTGACGGGTGCGCATCTGTCGCACGCCGAGGTGCTCGCCGAGGGGCACGCCGCGGCGCCGCGACTCGGCAAACTGCTGCGCGGCGTGCTGGAACGGCTGTAG
- a CDS encoding NlpC/P60 family protein, producing MINLDALAQPIIELLTSFGHGVLPGGGPADALRQTSTTLDGIHQAGSAGINQMTNAWHGQGGDAAMDKALRIQTSAASISDRGLDMADVVTQAAAAVQTGQKELDGILQSFVRSVTALGPAVTTPPGLATVVSSAIDHLGQALNVVTRTRSELDTHTASMTELTPPPPTPSAAGTPVAAAAAAAPVAASGLQQAGSVLGAVASTGGSMMSGLMATPTSAASTSSSRSSNGKVQPGAPSGEGERGRHGGVMITLPDGSQVEAPNEKAAKAVTSALSAQGTPYVWGGNTPGAGLDCSGLTKWAYGEAGVDLPRLAADQSAGATPVSPGDLMPGDLAIWDGHVAMVIGNGQLVEAGDPVQTGPIRTENSGMAFHGFYRPTS from the coding sequence GTGATCAACCTCGACGCCCTGGCCCAGCCGATCATCGAGCTGCTCACCAGCTTCGGCCACGGCGTGCTGCCGGGCGGCGGCCCGGCCGACGCCCTGCGGCAGACGTCTACCACCCTGGACGGAATTCACCAGGCGGGCAGCGCCGGCATCAACCAGATGACCAACGCCTGGCACGGCCAGGGTGGCGACGCCGCCATGGACAAGGCGCTCAGGATTCAAACGTCGGCGGCCTCCATCTCCGACCGCGGCCTGGACATGGCCGACGTGGTCACCCAGGCCGCGGCCGCCGTGCAGACGGGCCAGAAGGAACTCGACGGCATCCTCCAGTCCTTCGTCCGGTCGGTGACCGCACTCGGGCCCGCCGTGACCACACCGCCCGGCCTGGCGACGGTGGTGAGTTCGGCCATCGACCATCTGGGCCAGGCGCTGAACGTGGTCACCCGCACCCGTTCCGAACTCGACACGCACACCGCCTCGATGACGGAACTGACCCCGCCGCCGCCCACGCCGTCCGCCGCGGGCACTCCGGTCGCCGCCGCCGCGGCCGCCGCCCCGGTCGCCGCCAGTGGCCTGCAGCAGGCCGGTTCGGTGCTGGGCGCGGTGGCCTCCACCGGCGGCTCGATGATGAGCGGGCTGATGGCCACGCCCACCTCGGCGGCGAGCACGTCCTCGTCGCGGTCGAGCAACGGCAAGGTGCAGCCCGGTGCGCCGTCCGGCGAGGGCGAGCGCGGCCGCCACGGCGGCGTGATGATCACCCTGCCCGACGGCAGCCAGGTCGAGGCCCCCAACGAGAAGGCGGCCAAGGCGGTCACCTCCGCGCTCAGCGCCCAGGGCACGCCGTATGTCTGGGGCGGCAACACTCCCGGCGCCGGCCTGGACTGCAGCGGCCTCACCAAGTGGGCCTACGGCGAGGCGGGCGTGGACCTCCCGCGGCTGGCCGCCGATCAGAGCGCGGGCGCCACCCCGGTGAGCCCCGGCGACCTCATGCCCGGTGACCTGGCCATCTGGGACGGCCATGTCGCGATGGTCATCGGCAACGGACAGCTCGTGGAGGCCGGTGATCCAGTCCAGACCGGCCCGATTCGAACGGAGAACAGCGGAATGGCGTTCCACGGCTTCTACAGGCCCACCTCATGA
- a CDS encoding DMT family transporter produces the protein MTTTTTARTSLPRRLMALVLVFMLVGGALRSVEAGCQNSLKLALHNVFLCGVISYAVALTGVGLIFAVTSALSPHRHWPSRAELKAMPRWAPFGGLTGGAAIFAMITVASSVGVSTFNALIIAGQMLLATAMDHYGVMGFPRRRLTVQRLAGCVLLIAGSYLMAKY, from the coding sequence ATGACCACGACCACCACCGCGCGCACGTCGCTGCCGCGCCGCCTCATGGCTCTCGTCCTCGTGTTCATGCTCGTGGGCGGCGCGCTGCGGTCGGTGGAGGCGGGGTGCCAGAACTCCCTGAAATTGGCCCTGCACAACGTCTTTCTGTGCGGAGTGATCTCCTACGCGGTGGCGCTCACCGGCGTCGGACTCATCTTCGCCGTCACGTCGGCGCTCTCGCCGCACCGGCACTGGCCGTCGCGGGCCGAGCTGAAGGCCATGCCCCGATGGGCCCCGTTCGGCGGATTGACCGGTGGCGCGGCCATTTTCGCGATGATCACGGTCGCCTCCAGCGTGGGGGTGAGCACCTTCAACGCGCTGATCATCGCCGGTCAGATGCTCTTGGCGACGGCGATGGATCACTATGGCGTTATGGGTTTTCCGCGCCGCCGGCTCACCGTCCAGCGGCTGGCCGGGTGCGTGTTGCTCATCGCCGGTTCGTATCTGATGGCCAAGTACTGA
- a CDS encoding type VII secretion target — MHKISVDTEGVAAYGATAGGLSGEMAAAAVSAAGADPLLLGPIFGLIGGDFVTAYAAAHAGHVAGIGELSAVLGSMGAAAAGASGAYAETDLGHAATLRATEGELP; from the coding sequence ATGCACAAGATCTCGGTCGACACCGAGGGCGTCGCGGCCTACGGTGCGACAGCCGGGGGCCTGTCCGGCGAGATGGCGGCCGCCGCGGTCAGCGCGGCCGGCGCCGATCCGCTGCTGCTGGGCCCGATCTTCGGATTGATCGGTGGCGATTTCGTCACCGCCTACGCCGCCGCGCACGCGGGTCACGTGGCCGGCATCGGGGAACTGTCGGCGGTGCTGGGCAGCATGGGCGCCGCCGCGGCCGGCGCCTCGGGCGCCTACGCCGAAACGGACCTGGGCCACGCCGCCACGCTGCGCGCCACCGAGGGAGAGCTGCCGTGA
- a CDS encoding YbaB/EbfC family nucleoid-associated protein produces MSAEMDALVARATDKLEALEAALYGLQHVRGRYTAEDDSVTVEVDSSGALVALELAETVTSRPPAEVGQLIIWACQQAAQDAGAQRSEVVGKLNAAFVPPEAGSPESGSVGGRAE; encoded by the coding sequence ATGAGTGCCGAGATGGATGCCCTGGTCGCCCGGGCGACCGACAAACTGGAGGCGCTGGAGGCCGCGCTCTACGGCCTGCAGCACGTGCGCGGCCGCTACACCGCCGAGGACGACTCGGTGACGGTCGAAGTGGACTCCAGCGGCGCGCTGGTCGCGCTGGAGCTGGCCGAGACGGTGACATCCCGGCCCCCAGCCGAGGTCGGTCAACTGATCATCTGGGCGTGCCAGCAGGCCGCCCAGGACGCGGGCGCGCAGCGGTCCGAGGTGGTCGGCAAGCTGAACGCCGCGTTCGTCCCCCCGGAAGCCGGATCCCCGGAATCGGGAAGTGTTGGGGGGCGGGCCGAATAG
- a CDS encoding ribonuclease Z, whose protein sequence is MRELVVLGTASQVPTRQRNHNGYFLRWDGDGLLFDPGEGTQRQMLYAGVSAASITRIGLTHFHGDHCLGLPGVLARLNLDRVTHPVDICFPAADIDYFERLSQIVPRHRDPGLRPHPVATDGPIPLPDAPFHLEAVALSHRVATFGYRLAEPDGRRMLPDRLAALGIAGPDVGRLQRAGSLTLPDGRTVTLDEVSTPRRGQRFAFVMDTRMCSGVEELAQDADMLVIEATFLDADAALAHEFGHLTAAEAAQVAEAAGVRTLVLTHFSQRYPDLDGHRIEASKYFHGELVVAEDLMRVPVPTRR, encoded by the coding sequence GTGCGTGAACTCGTCGTGTTGGGGACGGCCAGCCAGGTGCCGACCCGTCAACGCAACCACAACGGCTACTTCCTGCGGTGGGACGGGGACGGCCTGCTGTTCGATCCGGGTGAGGGCACCCAGCGTCAGATGCTGTACGCGGGTGTCTCCGCGGCGAGCATCACCCGCATCGGTCTCACCCATTTTCACGGCGACCACTGCCTGGGGCTGCCGGGCGTTCTCGCCAGGCTGAACCTGGACCGGGTGACCCACCCGGTCGACATCTGCTTCCCGGCGGCGGACATCGACTACTTCGAGCGACTGAGCCAGATCGTGCCGCGGCACCGCGATCCGGGACTGCGGCCGCATCCGGTCGCGACCGACGGCCCGATTCCCTTGCCCGACGCGCCCTTTCACCTCGAAGCCGTTGCCCTGTCGCACCGCGTGGCGACGTTCGGCTACCGTCTCGCCGAACCGGACGGCCGCCGGATGCTGCCGGATCGGCTGGCGGCCCTGGGCATTGCCGGACCCGACGTCGGCCGCTTGCAACGCGCGGGGAGCCTGACGCTGCCCGACGGCCGCACCGTCACCCTCGACGAGGTCTCGACGCCGCGCCGCGGTCAGCGGTTCGCCTTCGTCATGGACACCCGAATGTGTTCGGGGGTCGAGGAATTGGCGCAGGACGCCGACATGCTCGTGATCGAAGCCACGTTCCTCGACGCCGATGCCGCGCTGGCCCACGAGTTCGGCCACCTCACCGCCGCCGAGGCCGCCCAGGTCGCCGAGGCGGCGGGCGTGCGCACGCTGGTGCTCACGCACTTCTCGCAGCGATATCCGGACCTCGACGGCCACCGCATCGAGGCGAGCAAGTACTTCCACGGCGAGCTGGTGGTGGCCGAAGATCTCATGCGCGTTCCGGTGCCGACTCGCCGGTAA
- a CDS encoding primosomal protein codes for MASGDIVPIELGLTDGDLVTLWAPRWRDGDDEWEAFLGHEDALYGFESVAELAAFIRTNDDNDLVDHPSWKVVAGLSAAELEPEEQYVFDLIGVPELAAGDPDPETLAELEETLDMVRTLGEVCELEVVTKFFGSHPVLGALPAGTSAFIGREGEELWDQIGAAIAKDWDAVVDAVDSAVQTPDVDAEAVAVAEAELLAAEENVVDAEDAADTEDDDIEQVDLAAEDDDEAEEEEEEEEETFWHEVGIDPVKIVTSADTFYTLRCYLDDEPVFLGSGGTITVFTSERALARYLADDHDHDLARVSTYGEVQTAATDGSLEVEVSDENVYVLPGLADDLAEGPKVVDIDQLDLAVELFTDAADYANDDSVEQALAKSTPLGWYVSYLLEPDPSRLAPSPPFTAEAEQWRALEQAFETRLQKG; via the coding sequence ATGGCTTCTGGAGACATCGTCCCGATCGAGCTCGGCCTGACCGACGGCGACCTCGTCACACTGTGGGCACCGCGCTGGCGAGACGGTGACGACGAGTGGGAGGCATTCCTCGGGCACGAGGACGCGCTGTACGGCTTCGAGTCGGTGGCGGAGCTAGCCGCTTTCATCCGCACCAACGACGACAACGATCTGGTCGACCATCCGTCGTGGAAGGTGGTGGCGGGGCTCTCGGCGGCCGAGCTGGAGCCCGAGGAGCAGTATGTCTTCGACCTGATCGGCGTCCCCGAGCTGGCGGCGGGCGACCCCGACCCGGAAACCCTGGCGGAGCTGGAGGAGACCCTCGACATGGTCCGCACCCTCGGTGAGGTGTGCGAACTCGAGGTGGTCACCAAGTTCTTCGGCTCGCACCCGGTGCTCGGCGCGCTCCCCGCGGGGACGAGCGCCTTCATCGGCCGCGAGGGCGAGGAGCTGTGGGACCAGATCGGCGCGGCCATCGCCAAGGACTGGGACGCCGTGGTCGACGCCGTCGACTCGGCGGTGCAGACCCCGGATGTCGACGCCGAGGCGGTCGCGGTCGCGGAGGCGGAACTGCTTGCGGCCGAAGAGAATGTCGTCGACGCCGAGGACGCCGCCGACACCGAGGACGACGACATCGAACAGGTCGATCTCGCCGCGGAGGACGACGACGAGGCCGAAGAGGAAGAAGAAGAGGAAGAGGAGACCTTCTGGCACGAGGTCGGCATCGACCCGGTCAAGATCGTCACCTCCGCCGACACCTTCTACACCCTGCGCTGTTACCTCGACGACGAGCCGGTGTTCCTCGGTTCGGGTGGCACCATCACGGTCTTCACCTCCGAGCGCGCCCTGGCCCGCTACCTGGCCGACGACCACGACCACGACCTGGCCCGGGTGAGCACCTACGGCGAGGTGCAGACCGCGGCCACCGACGGGTCGCTCGAGGTCGAGGTGAGCGACGAGAACGTCTACGTGCTGCCGGGTCTGGCCGACGACCTCGCCGAGGGCCCCAAGGTGGTCGATATCGACCAGCTCGACCTGGCCGTCGAATTGTTCACCGACGCGGCGGATTACGCCAACGACGACAGTGTGGAGCAGGCGCTCGCCAAGTCGACCCCGCTCGGCTGGTACGTCTCCTACCTGCTGGAGCCGGACCCGAGCCGACTGGCCCCGAGCCCGCCGTTCACGGCCGAGGCCGAGCAGTGGCGGGCCCTGGAGCAGGCGTTCGAGACCCGGCTGCAGAAGGGCTGA
- a CDS encoding enoyl-CoA hydratase-related protein yields the protein MPYLERDGDVFVLYLGNEGRTDSENRFHPDWIDEFHGQLDRVESSDGPAALVTVATGKFYSNGLDTDWLFGNYDRVHWYLDRVHSMFSRLLTFSMPTVAAVNGHAFGAGAMLATSHDFRVMRGDRGYWCLPEVHLGMPFTVAMNALVTERLTNQVALEAMTTGRRYAAADAIAAGIVDEQADADKVLAAAVTRAAALAGNRKPNLPVIKRALHGRALAGLTTPTTPENLAFDAG from the coding sequence ATGCCGTACTTGGAGCGTGACGGGGATGTATTCGTCCTCTACCTCGGCAACGAGGGCCGGACCGACAGCGAGAACCGCTTTCACCCCGACTGGATCGACGAGTTCCACGGGCAGCTGGACCGGGTCGAGTCGTCGGATGGCCCGGCCGCCCTGGTCACCGTGGCGACCGGCAAGTTCTACAGCAACGGTCTCGACACCGACTGGCTGTTCGGCAACTACGACCGTGTGCACTGGTACCTGGACCGCGTGCATTCGATGTTCAGCCGTCTGCTGACCTTCTCCATGCCGACCGTGGCCGCCGTCAACGGGCACGCCTTCGGCGCCGGTGCGATGCTGGCCACCTCGCACGACTTCCGGGTCATGCGCGGCGATCGCGGCTACTGGTGCCTGCCCGAGGTGCACCTCGGCATGCCGTTCACCGTCGCGATGAACGCGCTGGTCACCGAGCGCCTCACCAATCAGGTCGCGCTGGAGGCGATGACCACGGGCCGCCGCTACGCCGCCGCCGACGCGATCGCGGCCGGGATCGTCGACGAGCAGGCCGACGCCGACAAGGTGCTGGCCGCAGCCGTCACCCGGGCCGCCGCCCTGGCCGGTAACCGCAAGCCGAACCTGCCGGTGATCAAGCGCGCGCTGCACGGGCGGGCGCTCGCCGGGCTGACCACTCCGACCACTCCGGAGAACCTGGCCTTCGACGCCGGCTGA
- a CDS encoding phospho-sugar mutase: MLRFGTAGLRGPLRDGPDGMNIDTVARASAGVATWLRERCLGGGPVIVGRDARHGSAEFATVTAEVFAAAGFSVLLLPRPLPTPVVAFAVRELKAVAGVQITASHNPATDNGYKVYLDGGSQLIPPADAEIERAIAAVHEPISRADPDASAPDPTALSLAADATIADMGEEILRRYLARVASLPHLLGGRSASDSLRRGDIRIALTPMHGVGGESAVTALHAAGFTDVHVVVEQFAPDPDFPTVAFPNPEEPGAADLLLGLAEKVGAELAIALDPDADRCAIGVPGPDGWRMLRGDQTGVLLADYVLGSAGRDPLVATTIVSSRLLSKLAAARGARYAETLTGFKWLARAGEGLVYAYEEAIGHCVDPAAVRDKDGISAAVAAADLLTRLRADGRTLPDALDDYALEFGLHAGAQVALRLADQEAAAAVVARLRDTPPDTIAGMPVTCTDLLRARGRMRTDALIFEGESQRIVVRPSGTEPKLKYYLEVVQPVPTRADLPAAKESAAQQLSRLREFCEAR; this comes from the coding sequence ATGTTGCGATTCGGAACGGCCGGGCTGCGCGGCCCGTTGCGGGACGGCCCCGACGGCATGAACATCGACACCGTCGCGCGGGCGTCGGCCGGGGTCGCCACGTGGTTGCGGGAGCGCTGCCTGGGCGGCGGGCCGGTGATCGTGGGCCGCGACGCCCGGCACGGTTCGGCGGAATTCGCCACCGTCACGGCGGAAGTCTTCGCCGCGGCGGGGTTCTCGGTGCTCCTGCTCCCCCGCCCGCTGCCCACCCCGGTCGTCGCTTTCGCCGTCCGCGAACTGAAAGCCGTTGCCGGAGTGCAAATCACGGCTTCCCACAACCCCGCCACCGATAACGGCTACAAGGTGTACCTCGACGGCGGCTCCCAGCTGATCCCGCCCGCGGACGCGGAGATCGAACGCGCCATAGCCGCTGTGCACGAGCCCATTTCCCGTGCCGACCCCGATGCCTCCGCCCCCGACCCCACCGCCCTGTCCCTCGCCGCCGATGCGACGATCGCCGACATGGGCGAGGAGATCCTCCGTCGCTACCTCGCGCGCGTGGCGTCGCTGCCCCATCTTCTCGGCGGCCGCAGTGCCTCGGACTCGTTGCGGCGCGGCGATATTCGCATCGCGCTCACTCCCATGCACGGGGTGGGCGGGGAGTCGGCGGTGACGGCGCTGCACGCGGCCGGGTTCACGGATGTGCACGTGGTGGTGGAGCAGTTCGCGCCGGACCCGGACTTTCCCACAGTCGCTTTTCCGAATCCGGAGGAGCCCGGGGCGGCGGATCTGCTGCTGGGACTGGCGGAGAAGGTCGGTGCGGAACTGGCCATCGCGCTGGATCCGGACGCGGACCGGTGCGCGATCGGGGTGCCCGGTCCGGACGGCTGGCGGATGCTGCGCGGCGATCAGACGGGCGTGCTGCTCGCCGATTACGTGCTGGGCTCCGCGGGGCGAGATCCGTTGGTGGCCACCACCATCGTGTCGTCGCGGCTGCTGAGTAAGCTCGCCGCGGCGCGCGGCGCCCGCTACGCCGAAACGCTCACCGGCTTCAAATGGCTGGCGCGCGCGGGCGAGGGCCTGGTCTATGCCTACGAGGAGGCGATCGGCCACTGTGTGGACCCGGCGGCGGTCCGCGACAAGGACGGCATCTCGGCGGCGGTCGCGGCGGCGGACCTGCTGACCCGGCTGCGCGCGGACGGCCGCACCCTGCCCGACGCCCTCGACGACTACGCTCTCGAATTCGGCCTGCACGCCGGTGCGCAGGTCGCGCTGCGGCTCGCCGACCAGGAGGCGGCCGCCGCGGTGGTCGCGCGGCTGCGGGACACGCCGCCGGACACCATCGCCGGAATGCCGGTGACCTGCACCGACCTGCTGCGCGCACGGGGCCGGATGCGCACGGACGCATTGATTTTCGAGGGTGAGTCGCAGCGCATCGTCGTCCGTCCCTCGGGCACCGAGCCCAAGCTCAAGTACTATCTCGAAGTCGTGCAGCCGGTCCCCACCCGGGCGGATCTACCCGCCGCGAAGGAATCCGCCGCACAACAACTTTCCCGCCTCCGCGAGTTCTGCGAAGCGCGCTGA
- a CDS encoding adenosine deaminase has translation MTGPMPLTLASIRQAPKAVLHDHLDGGLRPQTVLELAIDCGYDQLPAHDADALGQWFRDAADSGSLERYLETFAHTVAVMQTPEGLRRVARECALDLAADGVVYAEVRFAPEQHLERGLSLDEVVEHTLAGFDEGSALAAEAGTPIRVTCLLTAMRHAARSLEIAELAVRFRDRGVGGFDIAGAEAGYPPSRHLDAFEYMRANCAHVTIHAGEAFGLPSIHEAVAFCGCDRLGHGVRITDDIVDSDTEPRLGQVANYVRDMRIPLELCPSSNVQTGAVPSLEKHPFDLLARLRFRVTVNTDNRLMSDTDMSREMLKLVETFDYGWSDLERFTINAMKSAFIPFPDRLRIIDEVIKPGYAVLLG, from the coding sequence ATGACTGGACCGATGCCTTTGACCCTTGCCTCGATCCGCCAGGCCCCGAAGGCCGTGCTGCACGATCACCTCGACGGCGGGCTGCGTCCGCAAACCGTCCTCGAGCTGGCTATCGACTGCGGTTACGACCAGCTTCCGGCACACGACGCCGATGCCCTGGGCCAGTGGTTCCGCGACGCCGCCGACAGCGGGTCGCTCGAGCGCTACCTGGAAACCTTCGCCCACACCGTCGCGGTGATGCAGACCCCCGAGGGGCTGCGGCGGGTGGCGCGCGAATGCGCCCTCGACCTGGCCGCCGACGGCGTCGTGTACGCCGAGGTGCGCTTCGCACCCGAGCAGCACCTGGAGCGCGGACTCTCGCTGGACGAGGTGGTCGAGCACACCCTGGCCGGATTCGACGAAGGGTCCGCCCTGGCCGCCGAGGCGGGTACCCCGATCCGGGTGACCTGTCTGCTCACCGCCATGCGGCACGCCGCCCGCTCCCTGGAGATCGCCGAACTGGCCGTGCGTTTCCGCGACCGCGGGGTGGGCGGTTTCGACATCGCGGGCGCCGAGGCGGGCTACCCGCCCAGCCGGCACCTCGACGCCTTCGAGTACATGCGCGCCAACTGCGCCCACGTCACCATCCACGCCGGGGAGGCGTTCGGGCTGCCCTCCATTCACGAAGCGGTGGCGTTCTGCGGTTGCGACCGGCTCGGCCACGGCGTCCGGATCACCGACGACATCGTCGACTCCGATACCGAGCCGCGCCTGGGGCAGGTCGCGAACTACGTGCGGGACATGCGAATTCCGCTCGAGCTGTGCCCGTCGTCGAACGTGCAGACCGGGGCGGTGCCCTCGCTGGAGAAGCACCCGTTCGACCTGCTGGCCCGGTTGCGGTTCCGGGTCACGGTGAACACCGACAACCGCCTGATGAGCGACACCGACATGAGCCGGGAGATGCTCAAGCTGGTCGAGACCTTCGACTACGGCTGGAGTGACCTGGAACGCTTCACCATCAACGCGATGAAGTCGGCCTTCATCCCGTTCCCGGATCGGCTCCGCATCATCGACGAGGTGATCAAGCCGGGCTACGCCGTGCTGCTCGGCTGA